From a region of the Betta splendens chromosome 5, fBetSpl5.4, whole genome shotgun sequence genome:
- the mych gene encoding myelocytomatosis oncogene homolog has translation MLQSFAQSQDWFCTEPLLFDDEFCQSLMKDLQSLPTPPQSPPMKTGLGGTKPLSKEDQLSYVSDILLEDHDMQLNWNCDFFHPDAAEKGAELSRAGSPLGDGAEDCLWRCLAADRLDEKLVSTMLGSSPLLSEIDTSIFEEIAGSTLDCQNLMDTQEPSEATSDYGSTGGELSTYSSSDSEEEIDVVTVVRCPSRPSPLPSLDDLSARQQKREEEQRALQRHNFEIQLQHNYAAPCPASPPPSNKRTRGDGSARFHHSSRSSSSSSSSSSRYSHHSSRNSMETEDEEERRRTHNVMERQRRNELKNCFMRLRDNVPELLCNDKASKVVILKKARDCIYGLENEGHRLQTKKERLRAKQEELKARLQRLRS, from the exons ATGTTGCAAAGCTTCGCTCAGTCCCAGGACTGGTTTTGCACCGAGCCGCTGCTCTTTGACGACGAGTTCTGCCAGAGTCTGATGAAGGACCTCCAGTCTCTGCCGACGCCGCCGCAGTCGCCCCCCATGAAGACGGGCCTGGGCGGCACCAAGCCGCTGTCCAAGGAGGACCAGCTCAGCTACGTGTCCGACATCCTCCTGGAGGACCACGACATGCAGCTCAACTGGAACTGCGACTTCTTCCACCCCGACGCCGCCGAGAAGGGCGCCGAGCTGAGCCGGGCCGGCTCGCCGCTGGGGGACGGCGCCGAGGACTGCCTGTGGCGCTGCCTGGCGGCCGACAGGCTGGACGAGAAGCTGGTCTCCACCATGCTCGGCTCCAGCCCGTTGCTGTCGGAGATCGACACCAGCATCTTCGAGGAGATCGCCGGCTCCACGCTGGACTGCCAGAACCTGATGGACACGCAGGAACCCAGCGAGGCCACGTCGGACTACGGCTCAACTGGTGGAGAACTGTCCACGTATTCCTCCAGTGATTCTG aggaggagattgaTGTGGTGACGGTGGTCCGCTGTCCCTCCCGCCCCTCCCCCCTGCCCTCATTGGACGACCTGTCCGCTCGTCAGCAGAAACGGGAAGAGGAGCAGCGAGCGCTTCAGCGCCACAACTTCGAGATCCAGCTGCAACACAACTACGCGGCGCCGTGTCCCGCTTCGCCGCCGCCGTCCAACAAGCGCACGAGGGGCGACGGCTCGGCGCGCTTCCACCACTCGTCGCGCAGCTCGTCTTCGTCGTCGTCATCGTCGTCGCGCTACAGCCACCACTCCTCCCGAAACTCCATGGAaacggaggacgaggaggagcggcggcggacTCACAACGTGATGGAGAGGCAGCGGCGCAACGAGCTGAAGAACTGCTTCATGCGCCTGCGCGACAACGTGCCAGAGCTGCTGTGCAACGACAAAGCGTCCAAGGTGGTGATCCTGAAGAAGGCCAGAGACTGCATCTACGGCCTGGAGAACGAGGGCCACCGGCTGCAGACCAAGAAGGAGCGGCTCCGGGCcaaacaggaggagctgaaggcccGGCTGCAGCGGCTGCGCAGCTAA